One Halioglobus japonicus DNA segment encodes these proteins:
- a CDS encoding ABC transporter ATP-binding protein, translating to MDTHIAVRGLTMAYGSLLIQRDLNFDIHRGDIFVIMGGSGCGKSTLLKHMLGLLPPASGDILYSGDSFVNATADHREAMRRRWGITYQSGGLFSAMTVGGNVALPLQLYTDFAADDIADIVAYKLALVGLAGYQEYYPSEISGGMRKRAALARAIALDPEILFFDEPSAGLDPISSRLLDELIVQLQESIGATVVMVTHELPSIFGIATNSVYLDAQSKTMIAYGDPRELRDHSDQPVVRQFLARESASDSEQAAVS from the coding sequence ACCCATATCGCCGTTCGCGGCCTGACCATGGCCTACGGATCATTGCTGATTCAGCGCGACTTGAACTTCGACATTCACCGCGGCGACATTTTCGTCATCATGGGCGGCAGTGGTTGCGGTAAAAGCACCCTGCTAAAACACATGTTGGGGCTGCTGCCTCCCGCCTCCGGGGACATACTTTATTCCGGTGACAGCTTCGTGAACGCCACCGCTGACCACCGCGAGGCCATGCGCCGCCGCTGGGGCATTACCTACCAGTCCGGAGGCTTGTTCAGTGCTATGACCGTGGGTGGCAACGTCGCGCTGCCGCTGCAGCTCTACACAGACTTTGCCGCGGACGATATCGCCGACATTGTGGCCTATAAGCTCGCCCTCGTCGGGCTCGCGGGTTATCAGGAGTACTATCCCTCGGAGATCAGTGGTGGCATGCGTAAACGCGCTGCCCTGGCCCGCGCCATAGCCCTGGACCCCGAGATATTGTTTTTTGACGAACCCTCCGCAGGACTGGACCCAATCAGCTCCCGGCTATTGGACGAGCTGATCGTACAATTGCAGGAATCCATCGGCGCAACAGTGGTCATGGTGACACATGAATTGCCGAGTATTTTTGGCATTGCCACAAACTCGGTGTACCTGGATGCACAAAGCAAAACCATGATTGCCTACGGCGATCCCCGTGAATTGCGTGATCACAGCGACCAGCCGGTCGTGCGACAATTCCTGGCCCGGGAAAGCGCGAGTGATTCAGAGCAGGCCGCGGTGAGTTGA
- a CDS encoding MlaD family protein, whose product MSEKPHTVAIGAFVTGALLIAVTMIIFVLGTGFGSERSKVVMVFEGSVKGLTLGAPIALRGVQVGQVTDIELILDTETVDLIMLVEAEIRGENVRRSGTSTESLTEELISRGLRAQLNTQSLLTGLLYVQLDFHPNSEIKLADVDSPYLQIPTIPTELERLQRKLETIDFARVAGDLEAVASGLNHFVTSEGFQGLPAQAQSTLASLTDLSERLSAQIDSSGPRLDQLLDGANTTVNTANQELPELAALVKGNLAQLEKAIGTFESGVSELESLLDQDSATVYELNRALRDLSQAGRALQQLGRTLEEQPEALLRGRQGD is encoded by the coding sequence ATGAGTGAAAAACCCCACACGGTAGCCATCGGGGCGTTTGTAACCGGCGCCCTGCTGATCGCGGTGACGATGATTATTTTCGTCCTCGGAACCGGTTTCGGCAGCGAACGCAGCAAGGTCGTCATGGTATTTGAAGGCTCCGTGAAAGGACTGACACTCGGCGCCCCCATCGCCCTGCGCGGCGTTCAGGTGGGCCAGGTCACCGATATCGAACTCATCCTGGACACGGAAACCGTCGACCTGATCATGCTCGTTGAAGCCGAGATTCGCGGCGAGAACGTGCGCCGCAGTGGCACCAGCACCGAATCCCTCACCGAGGAACTGATTTCTCGCGGGCTGCGCGCCCAGCTCAACACCCAGAGCCTGCTGACCGGGCTTCTCTATGTTCAGCTGGATTTCCACCCCAACAGCGAGATCAAGCTCGCCGATGTGGATTCGCCCTACCTGCAGATACCGACGATTCCCACCGAACTGGAGCGGCTGCAACGCAAGCTCGAAACCATTGATTTTGCGCGCGTCGCCGGCGATCTGGAAGCTGTGGCTTCAGGCCTCAACCACTTCGTTACCAGCGAGGGCTTTCAGGGGCTCCCAGCCCAAGCCCAGAGCACGCTGGCATCACTCACCGATCTCAGCGAACGCTTGTCGGCACAGATAGACAGCAGCGGTCCGCGCCTGGATCAACTATTGGACGGCGCCAACACTACGGTCAACACCGCCAACCAGGAGCTACCTGAGCTAGCGGCGCTGGTAAAAGGGAATCTCGCTCAACTCGAGAAGGCCATAGGCACATTCGAGAGCGGCGTCTCAGAACTGGAATCACTGCTGGACCAGGATTCCGCTACTGTTTACGAACTCAACCGGGCTCTGCGTGATCTCTCACAGGCCGGGCGCGCGCTGCAACAGCTGGGCCGCACGTTGGAGGAACAACCCGAGGCCCTGCTCCGCGGCAGGCAAGGAGACTAA
- a CDS encoding PqiC family protein, whose amino-acid sequence MRVFALACGILLLAACSSTPSNHYLLQTKVNSIPANSSPSIGVGPVEVPAYLRREQLVYSTGGNQIEIDSVQRWAEPLEGGIGRVVSLNLAGLLETNSVQTFPYHSKRLPEFGIKLHIHSLDARPGTASLVAEWLVYRPASGESMERRLTQLTTGLDGQADLAPQLPGAYSELLWQLSEEIAGAVRSQLD is encoded by the coding sequence ATGAGAGTATTTGCACTGGCCTGCGGCATACTGTTACTGGCTGCCTGTAGCAGCACACCCAGCAATCACTACCTGCTGCAGACCAAGGTGAACAGTATCCCCGCCAACAGCTCTCCGTCAATCGGCGTGGGGCCCGTCGAAGTCCCGGCCTATCTGCGCAGGGAACAACTGGTCTACAGCACCGGGGGAAACCAGATTGAGATCGATAGCGTGCAGCGCTGGGCGGAGCCACTGGAGGGCGGCATTGGCAGAGTGGTTAGCCTGAATCTGGCCGGCCTGCTCGAGACCAACAGTGTCCAGACCTTCCCCTATCACTCCAAGCGCTTGCCGGAATTTGGCATCAAGCTGCATATCCACAGCCTCGACGCACGCCCCGGAACAGCGAGCCTGGTGGCAGAGTGGCTGGTTTATCGACCCGCCAGCGGCGAATCAATGGAACGGAGACTGACCCAACTGACCACGGGTCTGGATGGACAGGCTGACCTGGCCCCGCAACTTCCCGGGGCGTACAGCGAATTGCTGTGGCAACTCAGCGAAGAGATTGCCGGCGCAGTGCGCAGCCAGCTCGACTAG
- a CDS encoding SDR family oxidoreductase, which yields MGLYAMTGGATGIGGELRKQLLERGHEVISVDIKEGDIIADLSNREGREAAIAGIRERAPEGLDGFIPCAGLPPVARPLGLIPAVNYFAVVEMAEGLRDLVGQRRGSMLLVASNSAPMVPKDDPYVELCLAGDEAATIEDISGKDGHTAYAGSKRAVTAWMRRNVVDYAKAGVRLNAVAPGITMTPLTEQVYADEELGQAMRDFGDMVPWGGTAQPDQIANVMRFLLSEEADFVCGSVYFIDGGSDAMLRPDDF from the coding sequence ATGGGTCTGTATGCAATGACCGGCGGCGCCACCGGTATAGGTGGTGAACTGAGAAAACAGCTGCTGGAACGTGGCCATGAAGTTATCTCTGTGGACATCAAAGAGGGCGATATTATTGCTGACCTCTCAAACCGCGAGGGGCGCGAGGCAGCCATTGCCGGCATCAGGGAGCGGGCGCCTGAGGGACTCGACGGATTCATTCCCTGCGCAGGCCTGCCGCCAGTGGCGCGCCCACTGGGATTGATTCCTGCCGTGAACTACTTCGCTGTCGTAGAAATGGCAGAAGGTTTGCGCGATCTGGTGGGGCAGCGCCGGGGCAGTATGCTGCTGGTGGCGTCGAATTCAGCGCCTATGGTTCCTAAGGACGACCCCTACGTCGAGCTCTGTTTGGCGGGTGACGAAGCCGCCACAATCGAAGATATCTCCGGCAAAGATGGCCACACCGCTTATGCGGGTTCCAAGCGCGCGGTAACCGCCTGGATGCGTCGCAATGTGGTGGACTATGCCAAGGCCGGTGTGCGGCTGAATGCGGTGGCTCCCGGGATTACCATGACCCCGCTGACCGAGCAGGTGTATGCCGATGAGGAATTGGGGCAGGCGATGCGCGACTTTGGTGACATGGTGCCCTGGGGCGGCACTGCCCAGCCGGACCAGATCGCCAACGTGATGCGGTTCCTGCTGTCTGAAGAGGCGGACTTTGTCTGTGGGTCGGTTTATTTTATCGATGGCGGCTCAGATGCCATGCTGCGCCCCGACGATTTCTAG
- a CDS encoding TonB-dependent receptor yields the protein MSNPSTDRGLQAATKKPLHKAVKTALFALGASTLAIPAFAQTSAGGYSLALEEIVVTAQKREEDFMSVPGSVNAFTTQDMINTGAATIQDIDTFMPGVDIADTVGGTTQFGISIRGISSPNISSGQDASVAVFYDGSYMPRAVTSIPFTDISRTEVLKGPQGTLFGRNATAGVINIVPNKPHEEFEGFVKARVGNQNMLRMEGMVNAPVTDNVFFRGNLFSHQRNGFTETATNGDDFRNEGFIAGRGVLLWDVSEDTSVQLAADFEDRDEMPRAAIGVNPKYSYQGSEDPFRSKDQHDVAGAGNAYDSNRNNEEETRKMYGVSLQIDHVINDAWSMFGIVSYREWETTNLQEEDGTAQMRRYLDTNNIEDSDILYSEIRFNFVQDNLDLILGANYSQEDVFQRTDIGLLADSYMQFVSIDLLPEVGIEPDQDTHAWDIFGDQPDQWWLDVSNFAGVAVLPPEFSGEYFTETMDNTGDFVNWGVFIDGTYQLTDTIRIAAGLRYSYDEKDYSWQTYPSTIDWPIAPARVNYNPAETGAPEDQWFGKFESSDDWNKTTGRLVADWEFSDIAMAYASYSTGYKSGGFDGQSFKSVQTGSFAPEEIQSFEVGLKGDFFNETLRTELSVFRHELDDRQVQRDIKEGPDDPTAAPGIVSEDLEVDGIELLLTWTVTDSLRLGALTTYRETEETSDTYFNSAGELAGGETIEDDSGTEYTLKFDWTPEIPTGFLLVHAHYVYNEDTGPNEDTAIYTTGPWYFQDQKLLNARISWTNDDENIEIALWGNNLLDEEYAVNPGGLAADVLGAYHTRIDDQLTYGLDLRYSF from the coding sequence ATGAGTAACCCAAGCACCGATCGCGGCCTGCAAGCTGCGACGAAAAAGCCCCTGCACAAGGCCGTAAAGACTGCCCTGTTTGCACTGGGCGCAAGCACGCTGGCCATTCCGGCCTTCGCCCAGACCAGCGCCGGCGGCTACAGCCTGGCCCTGGAAGAAATTGTGGTCACCGCCCAGAAGCGTGAAGAGGATTTCATGTCTGTACCTGGCTCGGTGAACGCGTTCACCACCCAGGACATGATTAACACTGGCGCCGCCACCATTCAGGACATCGACACCTTCATGCCCGGTGTGGATATTGCGGACACCGTCGGCGGTACCACCCAGTTCGGCATTTCGATTCGCGGCATCTCCAGCCCGAATATCAGCTCGGGTCAGGACGCCTCTGTGGCCGTGTTCTACGACGGTTCATACATGCCCCGCGCTGTAACCTCTATCCCGTTCACCGACATCTCGCGCACTGAAGTCCTGAAAGGCCCCCAGGGCACGCTGTTCGGCCGCAACGCCACCGCCGGTGTAATCAACATCGTACCCAACAAGCCCCACGAAGAATTTGAGGGTTTTGTAAAAGCGCGCGTCGGCAACCAGAACATGCTGCGCATGGAAGGAATGGTGAATGCTCCAGTTACAGACAATGTATTCTTCCGCGGCAACCTGTTCTCTCACCAGCGCAACGGCTTTACTGAAACCGCCACGAACGGTGACGACTTCCGCAATGAAGGCTTTATTGCCGGCCGCGGCGTACTGCTGTGGGACGTGTCCGAAGACACCTCCGTCCAGTTGGCGGCAGACTTTGAAGACCGTGATGAAATGCCCCGCGCCGCTATCGGTGTGAACCCCAAGTACTCTTACCAGGGCAGCGAAGATCCCTTCCGCAGCAAGGACCAACACGATGTAGCCGGTGCAGGCAATGCATACGACAGCAACCGCAACAACGAGGAAGAAACTCGTAAAATGTACGGTGTATCGTTACAGATCGACCACGTCATCAACGATGCATGGTCCATGTTCGGTATCGTCAGCTACCGCGAGTGGGAAACCACCAACCTGCAGGAAGAGGACGGCACTGCCCAAATGCGCCGCTACCTCGACACCAACAACATCGAAGATTCCGACATTCTGTACAGTGAAATCCGTTTCAACTTTGTACAGGACAACCTCGACCTGATCCTCGGCGCGAACTACAGCCAGGAAGACGTATTCCAGCGCACCGACATCGGCCTGCTGGCTGACTCCTACATGCAGTTCGTCAGCATCGATCTTCTTCCAGAAGTCGGTATTGAACCCGATCAGGATACCCATGCCTGGGATATCTTCGGCGACCAGCCCGACCAGTGGTGGCTGGACGTATCCAACTTTGCCGGCGTAGCCGTACTGCCGCCCGAATTCAGCGGTGAATACTTCACTGAGACCATGGATAACACCGGTGACTTCGTCAACTGGGGCGTATTCATTGACGGCACTTACCAGCTCACCGACACCATTCGCATCGCCGCCGGCCTGCGTTACAGCTACGATGAGAAGGACTACTCCTGGCAGACCTATCCCTCGACCATCGACTGGCCGATCGCTCCTGCCCGCGTGAACTACAACCCCGCCGAGACCGGCGCACCGGAAGATCAGTGGTTTGGCAAGTTTGAGTCCAGCGACGACTGGAACAAGACCACCGGCCGCCTCGTTGCCGACTGGGAATTTAGTGATATCGCCATGGCCTACGCCTCTTACTCCACCGGCTACAAGTCCGGCGGTTTTGACGGCCAGAGCTTCAAGTCCGTACAGACCGGTTCCTTCGCACCTGAAGAGATTCAGTCTTTCGAAGTCGGCCTGAAGGGTGATTTCTTTAACGAGACACTGCGTACCGAGCTGTCTGTGTTCCGCCACGAACTGGACGATCGTCAGGTTCAGCGCGACATTAAGGAAGGCCCGGATGATCCCACCGCGGCCCCCGGTATCGTCAGCGAAGACCTGGAAGTAGACGGTATCGAGCTGCTGCTGACCTGGACAGTCACCGACAGCCTGCGCCTGGGTGCACTCACCACCTATCGTGAAACCGAAGAAACCTCTGACACCTACTTCAACTCGGCAGGTGAACTCGCCGGTGGCGAGACCATCGAAGACGACTCCGGCACAGAGTACACGCTGAAGTTCGACTGGACCCCTGAGATCCCCACCGGCTTCCTGCTGGTACACGCGCACTACGTGTATAACGAGGACACCGGCCCCAACGAAGACACTGCGATCTACACCACTGGCCCCTGGTACTTCCAGGACCAGAAGCTGCTGAACGCACGTATCTCCTGGACCAATGACGATGAGAACATCGAAATTGCGCTGTGGGGTAACAACCTGCTGGACGAAGAGTACGCAGTGAACCCCGGCGGCCTGGCTGCTGATGTACTGGGTGCCTACCACACCCGCATCGACGACCAGCTGACCTACGGCCTGGATCTGCGCTACTCTTTCTAA
- a CDS encoding SOS response-associated peptidase, producing the protein MCGRFNVIDSPGLQSLLRDLGIDLKLPTATNIAPTEGVGLVLDTGAGRQMDAARWWLTPSWAPAVDQKYSMFNARSESLSTSRAFRTPFKRQRGIVPMSSFVEWRTVAGRKSPWLISNAQHALAVAALWDVWDGDGSQMLSCTLVTTAAAEPFAPWHKRMPVVLAEDEWSRWLDNSRPIAANDPVFRGELKSEWYLQELPASIGNSRNKNPSEMEGFGELIELRP; encoded by the coding sequence ATGTGTGGAAGATTTAATGTCATTGATAGCCCGGGGTTGCAGTCGTTACTGCGCGACCTCGGAATTGATCTCAAGCTGCCCACTGCCACTAACATTGCGCCGACAGAAGGTGTGGGGTTGGTTCTCGACACGGGGGCGGGCAGACAGATGGATGCCGCGCGCTGGTGGCTGACGCCTTCCTGGGCGCCGGCGGTTGATCAGAAATACAGTATGTTCAACGCCCGCTCCGAAAGTCTCTCGACCAGCCGCGCATTTCGCACGCCCTTCAAGCGTCAGCGCGGTATTGTGCCGATGAGTAGCTTTGTTGAGTGGCGCACAGTGGCGGGGCGCAAGAGCCCCTGGTTGATTTCCAATGCCCAGCATGCGCTCGCGGTTGCGGCGTTGTGGGATGTTTGGGATGGCGATGGTTCGCAGATGCTCAGCTGCACGCTGGTGACCACCGCTGCCGCAGAACCTTTTGCACCCTGGCATAAGCGCATGCCAGTGGTATTGGCGGAAGATGAATGGAGCCGGTGGTTGGACAATAGTCGGCCGATTGCTGCCAATGATCCGGTGTTCCGCGGCGAATTGAAATCGGAATGGTACCTGCAGGAACTGCCCGCAAGCATTGGTAATAGCAGAAACAAAAACCCCTCCGAGATGGAGGGGTTTGGAGAGCTGATCGAGCTCCGCCCCTGA
- a CDS encoding Zn-ribbon domain-containing OB-fold protein: MSDKPLAPAIDGWHTMEVKPHLIGTQCKHCGTYFFPKNHDYCRNPACDSTDFDEVELSRTGHIWSYTNACYKPPEPFVAAEPFEPYSIAAVQLEKEQMVVLGQVIEGVSCEDLKVGMPVELVLEQLHETDDDIKMTWKWKPVEA, encoded by the coding sequence ATGAGCGACAAACCGCTTGCGCCGGCCATTGACGGCTGGCACACCATGGAAGTTAAGCCCCACCTGATCGGCACCCAGTGCAAACACTGTGGCACTTACTTCTTCCCCAAGAACCACGACTACTGCCGCAATCCGGCGTGTGACTCCACCGACTTTGACGAAGTGGAACTGAGCCGCACGGGGCATATCTGGAGCTATACCAACGCCTGCTACAAGCCGCCCGAACCTTTCGTGGCCGCCGAGCCCTTCGAGCCCTACTCCATCGCAGCGGTACAGCTGGAAAAAGAACAAATGGTCGTCCTCGGCCAGGTCATCGAAGGCGTCAGCTGTGAAGACCTCAAGGTCGGCATGCCGGTCGAACTGGTACTGGAACAGCTGCACGAGACCGATGACGATATCAAGATGACCTGGAAGTGGAAGCCCGTAGAGGCCTGA
- a CDS encoding lipid-transfer protein, with protein MSNEVAILGAGMHPWGKWGHNFVQYGVAAAREALADAGVPWQDVKFVSGGATVRCGYPGYVAGATFAQALGWQGAEVNTSYAACASGSQALAAARNKILAGECDVALVVGADTTPKGFLAPAKGYRPEDPDWVRFYLGITNPTYFALYARRRMDVYGDTLEDFAAVKVKNSRIGAHNPRARYKKQFTAEDVAASAMVADPLRLMDICATSDGGAALIVSSIEYAEKIGKGDAPRVAAISTTTPTFASGVVEMPDIATDSAAAAGIEAHSFRSTLPLKAYEEAGIGPEDVDLAEVYDLSTALELDWIEDLQLAPRGEAAALLRAGDTAIGGKIPVNVSGGLACFGEAVPAQALAQVCELTWQLRGEAGDRQVQGAKVGITANQGLFGHGSSVIVKR; from the coding sequence ATGTCTAATGAAGTAGCAATTCTCGGCGCCGGCATGCACCCCTGGGGTAAATGGGGCCACAACTTCGTACAGTATGGTGTGGCTGCGGCCCGCGAAGCCCTGGCGGACGCCGGTGTACCCTGGCAGGACGTAAAGTTTGTGTCCGGCGGTGCCACTGTGCGCTGCGGCTATCCGGGTTATGTCGCCGGTGCCACCTTTGCCCAGGCACTGGGTTGGCAGGGCGCCGAGGTCAACACCTCCTATGCGGCCTGCGCATCCGGGTCCCAGGCCCTGGCGGCTGCCCGTAACAAAATCCTCGCCGGTGAGTGCGACGTTGCCCTGGTGGTTGGCGCAGACACCACCCCCAAGGGTTTCCTGGCACCCGCCAAAGGCTATCGCCCGGAAGATCCAGACTGGGTCCGCTTTTACCTCGGCATTACCAACCCCACGTACTTCGCCCTGTACGCGCGTCGACGCATGGATGTGTATGGCGACACCCTGGAGGATTTCGCGGCGGTTAAAGTCAAGAACTCGCGCATCGGCGCGCATAACCCTCGCGCCCGGTACAAGAAACAATTCACCGCTGAAGACGTGGCCGCCTCTGCCATGGTGGCCGACCCGCTGCGCCTAATGGATATCTGCGCCACCTCCGATGGCGGCGCGGCGCTGATTGTTTCCAGCATTGAGTACGCTGAAAAAATCGGCAAAGGCGACGCCCCCCGCGTCGCCGCCATCTCTACCACCACGCCAACGTTTGCCAGCGGCGTGGTTGAGATGCCGGATATCGCCACCGACTCTGCGGCAGCAGCGGGCATTGAAGCCCACTCTTTCCGTTCCACGCTGCCGCTGAAGGCCTACGAGGAAGCAGGCATTGGCCCTGAAGACGTCGATCTGGCTGAAGTCTACGACCTCTCTACCGCACTGGAGCTGGACTGGATTGAGGATTTGCAACTGGCACCTCGCGGCGAAGCGGCGGCGTTACTGCGCGCCGGCGACACAGCGATTGGCGGCAAGATTCCAGTGAACGTGTCCGGCGGTCTGGCCTGTTTTGGCGAGGCGGTACCCGCCCAGGCACTGGCCCAGGTATGTGAATTAACCTGGCAGCTGCGCGGTGAAGCCGGTGATCGTCAGGTACAGGGCGCCAAGGTAGGAATTACCGCCAACCAGGGTCTCTTTGGCCACGGCTCGTCTGTCATCGTAAAACGTTAA
- a CDS encoding c-type cytochrome codes for MLRVVLLISLALFAGVAQAQLPEVSSTLPQGSAERGRLVFAPCRTCHYPEAYVGHNNGPNLSGIFGMVAGKQKGFRYYSETFAQAEFVWTPQLMYAWLESPMEMFPDTTMMSLGVPDPQDRADLIAYLLQATAVQVEQ; via the coding sequence ATGTTAAGAGTGGTCTTGCTGATATCGCTGGCACTGTTCGCAGGTGTGGCACAAGCGCAGTTGCCCGAGGTCTCGAGCACGCTGCCCCAGGGAAGTGCCGAGCGTGGGCGATTGGTGTTTGCCCCCTGCCGGACCTGTCACTATCCAGAGGCCTATGTGGGTCACAATAACGGTCCCAACCTGAGCGGTATATTCGGAATGGTGGCGGGTAAGCAGAAAGGGTTTCGCTACTACTCCGAGACGTTTGCCCAGGCCGAATTTGTGTGGACACCGCAGCTGATGTACGCCTGGCTGGAGTCACCGATGGAGATGTTTCCGGATACCACCATGATGAGCCTGGGCGTGCCGGATCCGCAGGATCGGGCTGACCTGATCGCCTATTTGCTGCAGGCGACGGCGGTGCAGGTCGAGCAGTGA
- a CDS encoding FAD-binding protein, with translation MGDESLYFSGTEQAWPARDLARPAPRGHVPGVRGMNGGRKLMEVLLAKAAAAGVRIRTKTSAKHLVTESDGRVVGMLVEDGAGRRQRIKALRGVVLACGGFIHNREMLELYAPQLADCSVPWGNAGDQGQGIKMGISAGAAALRMHEGFAIAPIYPPEHTLAGLLINNVGQRFVAEDAYHGVLGHHIAFHQGGQAWLITDQFSTFGYDQDNFPMVAQSNSVGGLADQLRLPRGSLQNTVAYFNRFAARGEDPMFRKASAFLRPLQAPPFQAWDLSVDKAFFPVHTFGGLHTSLDGEVISSFGEPIPGLYAAGRNTAGLPTAPYIASGLSLGDATFFGRRAGRAAAGAA, from the coding sequence ATGGGCGACGAGTCCCTGTACTTTTCCGGCACCGAGCAGGCCTGGCCTGCCCGCGACCTTGCCAGGCCCGCTCCCCGCGGGCATGTACCCGGTGTGCGGGGCATGAATGGCGGTCGCAAATTAATGGAAGTGCTACTCGCCAAGGCCGCCGCGGCGGGCGTGAGAATACGCACCAAAACCTCCGCGAAACACCTGGTGACCGAGAGTGATGGTCGCGTGGTCGGCATGCTGGTAGAGGATGGCGCTGGCAGGCGCCAGCGAATCAAGGCCTTACGCGGCGTGGTATTGGCCTGTGGCGGCTTTATTCACAACCGGGAGATGCTCGAGTTGTATGCGCCGCAGCTGGCGGATTGCTCAGTGCCCTGGGGCAATGCCGGCGATCAGGGGCAGGGCATTAAGATGGGAATTTCCGCAGGCGCTGCGGCATTGCGGATGCACGAGGGGTTTGCCATCGCGCCGATTTATCCGCCTGAACACACGCTGGCGGGGCTGTTAATCAATAACGTGGGTCAGCGCTTTGTGGCTGAGGATGCTTACCATGGCGTGCTCGGTCACCATATCGCCTTTCATCAGGGCGGTCAGGCATGGCTGATTACCGACCAGTTCAGCACCTTTGGCTACGATCAGGATAACTTCCCGATGGTGGCCCAGAGCAACTCTGTGGGTGGCCTGGCAGATCAGCTGCGACTGCCGCGCGGCAGCCTGCAAAACACGGTCGCCTACTTTAATCGGTTCGCCGCCCGGGGAGAGGATCCGATGTTTCGCAAAGCCTCGGCGTTTTTGCGACCGCTGCAGGCGCCACCCTTCCAGGCCTGGGACTTGTCCGTCGACAAGGCGTTCTTCCCGGTACATACCTTTGGCGGCCTGCACACCAGCCTCGACGGCGAAGTCATCAGCAGCTTCGGTGAGCCGATTCCCGGCTTGTATGCCGCGGGACGCAATACCGCGGGGCTGCCTACCGCGCCCTACATTGCCAGTGGTCTTTCGCTGGGCGACGCAACTTTTTTCGGCCGCCGGGCAGGGCGCGCCGCAGCAGGAGCGGCTTGA
- a CDS encoding FAD-dependent oxidoreductase → MSDSPEHSKGLSRRALLGAGAAAVTSAAAGAAALPAASIGGWDLTTDVLVAGSGAAGICAALEASAAGARVLLIESLGQPGGSSAMSGGVIYAGGGTALQKSNKIDDSIVEMYRFLKDVSGPGVSLPKVQLYCEESVAHFDWLLQQGVPFGGGSLPPKVCRWATSPCTFPAPSRPGLPATLPGPLPAGMYPVCGA, encoded by the coding sequence TTGTCAGATTCCCCCGAGCACTCAAAAGGCCTGAGCCGCCGCGCCCTACTCGGGGCCGGCGCAGCCGCGGTCACCTCCGCCGCGGCGGGTGCTGCCGCGCTGCCTGCGGCCTCGATTGGTGGCTGGGATCTGACGACAGACGTACTCGTGGCGGGCTCCGGTGCAGCAGGCATTTGTGCTGCACTGGAAGCGTCCGCTGCCGGGGCCCGGGTGCTGCTGATCGAGTCACTGGGGCAGCCGGGCGGCAGTTCAGCGATGTCAGGCGGCGTTATCTACGCAGGTGGCGGCACTGCACTGCAAAAGTCCAACAAGATCGACGATTCTATTGTGGAAATGTACCGGTTTCTTAAAGATGTCAGTGGCCCGGGCGTCTCGCTCCCCAAGGTACAGCTGTACTGCGAGGAATCAGTGGCGCACTTTGACTGGCTGCTGCAACAGGGCGTGCCGTTCGGCGGGGGTTCACTGCCGCCAAAGGTCTGCCGATGGGCGACGAGTCCCTGTACTTTTCCGGCACCGAGCAGGCCTGGCCTGCCCGCGACCTTGCCAGGCCCGCTCCCCGCGGGCATGTACCCGGTGTGCGGGGCATGA
- a CDS encoding MaoC family dehydratase, with protein MPTIFEQPADLLGAVGRQLGHSDWLEIDQQRINLFADATGDHQWIHVDPEKAAEGPFGATIAHGYLTLSLANLFLPQIMEVRNTSMGVNYGCEKVRFPAAVPVGSRVRGVGEVISAEELKGGVQVVVRMTIEIEGGERPACVIDTISRFFP; from the coding sequence ATGCCTACCATTTTTGAACAACCCGCCGATTTGCTGGGGGCCGTTGGCCGGCAGCTGGGTCACAGCGACTGGCTGGAAATTGACCAGCAGCGTATCAATCTGTTCGCCGACGCAACCGGCGATCACCAGTGGATTCACGTCGACCCTGAAAAAGCGGCCGAAGGCCCGTTTGGTGCAACCATTGCCCACGGCTACCTGACCCTGTCACTGGCCAATCTGTTTCTGCCGCAGATCATGGAGGTGCGAAATACTTCCATGGGTGTGAACTATGGCTGTGAGAAAGTGCGTTTCCCGGCCGCCGTACCCGTCGGCAGTCGAGTTCGCGGCGTGGGCGAAGTCATTAGCGCCGAAGAGCTCAAGGGCGGTGTACAGGTGGTGGTACGCATGACCATCGAGATCGAGGGCGGCGAGCGCCCGGCCTGTGTCATAGATACTATTAGCCGATTTTTTCCGTGA